A single Mytilus trossulus isolate FHL-02 chromosome 12, PNRI_Mtr1.1.1.hap1, whole genome shotgun sequence DNA region contains:
- the LOC134692965 gene encoding uncharacterized protein LOC134692965 — translation MHIMKINIILTVSSVFIAVKANSIQIQQNVIKLQPSNEDFDIKGCTICGEKLLFTDKRNKRIIIHNGAGNHIEDISLSSEPFDIVALDDESVAVSFGRNRYIEKINMNTKVVTKIHSGVNCWGLSYDGEYLYAVIDGYGTYVAVITLTGKLIRRIPVGSEFDQIEYITTYGKNVFFSVFIPKNIVSINLNGSVQWQFQKNIFNQPRGVTSDIHGNIFVTGFSSHNVVVIENNGHDCSELLNKGSGLHYPTSIYFDNLKARLLVSNLNDGFAYLYNIVYD, via the exons ATGCacatcatgaaaataaatatcattttgacGGTATCATCAGTTTTTATAGCAG TGAAGGCTAATAGTATACAGATTCAACAAAACGTGATCAAACTTCAACCTAGTAACGAAGATTTTGATATCAAGGGTTGCACTATATGTGGCGAGAAGCTTCTTTTTACCGACAAAAGAAACAAACGGATAATAATACACAACGGAGCTGGAAATCATATTGAGGACATTTCACTTTCTAGTGAACCGTTCGATATCGTTGCTTTAGATGATGAAAGTGTTGCTGTTTCGTTTGGTAGAAAtagatatattgaaaaaatcaatatgaataCAAAAGTTGTCACCAAAATTCACTCAGGCGTAAATTGCTGGGGACTTTCATATGACGGAGAATATTTGTACGCGGTCATCGACGGTTATGGTACTTATGTTGCAGTTATAACACTAACAGGAAAACTTATCAGAAGAATTCCCGTAGGAAGCGAATTTGACcaaattgaatatataacaACGTACGGAAAGAATGTCTTCTTCTCAGTGTTTATTCCAAAGAACATTGTTAGCATAAACTTGAATGGCAGTGTTCAATGGCagtttcagaaaaatattttcaatcagCCAAGGGGAGTAACCTCTGATATCCATGGAAATATTTTTGTCACTGGATTTTCGTCACACAATGTGGTTGTTATTGAGAACAATGGTCATGATTGTAGTGAATTACTCAATAAGGGAAGTGGATTACACTATCCGACATCAATTtactttgataatttaaaagcCAGGTTGCTTGTAAGTAATTTAAACGACGGATTTGCATATCTTTATAACATCGTGTATGATTGA